A region from the Aegilops tauschii subsp. strangulata cultivar AL8/78 chromosome 5, Aet v6.0, whole genome shotgun sequence genome encodes:
- the LOC120963889 gene encoding uncharacterized protein: MLDMEILMNAEASGLLLWLLFTPCGLVSPMLEVGLEADECWVLSRVYYYYCMRTAKCRRACQEHQFIDGRCWWKFPYLVPLCECLRPKCAPPTTLDP; encoded by the exons ATGCTAGATATGGAGATACTGATGAATGCGGAGGCTTCCGGCCTCCTCCTATGGCTACTTTTCACGCCTTGTG GGTTGGTGTCGCCTATGCTTGAAGTTGGACTTGAAGCAGATGAATGTTGGGTCCTAAGTCGTGTGTACTACTACTACTGCATGAGGACTGCAAAATGTAGGAGAGCTTGCCAAGAGCACCAGTTCATTGACGGGCGCTGCTGGTGGAAGTTTCCTTATTTGGTGCCCTTGTGTGAGTGCTTGCGCCCGAAATGCGCTCCTCCCACAACACTAGATCCTTAA